ACATAAATTGCTTTCTTTTTGTTTGGCAAAGATAGCAATTTATGAATAACTAAGCATCGAATTAAGAAGTTTTAACGATAGATTCTCATTAAAAGAGCAACATCACTTCACGTAACTTCCCTTATCAACGCATTGTTATTTCAATTTTGTTAAAACCTCCTTTATTCTCTTCATTGCTTCCTTAATATTGTCATCACTGGTTGCATAGCTCATTCTAAAACATTCGGGATCACCAAAAGCATCCCCACCAACGGTTGCAACATGTGCTTTTTCCAACAAGTAGAGTGCAAAATCTGTCGCATTATTAATAGTTATCTGACCATCGGTCTTTCCAAAGAAACTGCTACATTTCGGGAAAAGATAAAAAGCACCTTCGGGAGTATTAACCTCCAACCCAGGAATATCCTTTGCCAGTTTGACTATTAAATTACGACGACGTTCAAAAGCCAAGCGCATCTGTTCAACACAACCTTGATCCAAGGTATAGGCCGCCTCCGCAGCTTTCTGGCTGACAGAACAAGGGCCACTCGTATATTGTCCTTGCAGTTTATTACAACCTTTGACTATCCATTCCGGCGCAGCAATATATCCGATACGCCATCCCGTCATGGCATACGCTTTGGAAACACCATTCACTATAATAGAGCGCTCTTTCATTCCTGCCACCTTAGCAATACTTGCATGCTTACCCACATAGTTAATATGCTCATAAATCTCATCAGCTAAGACATAGAGATCTTCATGTTTCTTGATGACAGCAGCTAACGCATCAAGTTCCTCCTGGGTATAAACGCTACCTGTAGGGTTACTTGGTGAGCAAAGAATTAGAAGCTTTGTTTTTGGTGTAATGGCAGCTTCAAGCTGCTGAGGTGTCATTTTGAAATTCTGATCAAACCCTGCATTGACAATTACAGGGTTACCACCTGCCAGCTTTACCATCTGCGGATAGCTCACCCAATAAGGAGCAGGGATAATTACCTCGTCGCCATCATTAATCAAAGCCATCACAGTATTGCAGACGCTTTGCTTTGCACCATTACTGACGAGCACCTCACTCACCGAATAGTCCAAACCATTCTCATGCTTCAGTTTTGCAACAATGGCTTTCCGTAAATCAGCATAGCCTGGGACAGGAGAATACTTGGAATAGTTTTCATCAATCGCTTTCTTGGCTGCCTCCTTGATATTCTCTGGCGTATTAAAGTCTGGTTCACCAACACTCATATTGATTACATCAATACCTTGTGCTTTCATTTCACTACTCTTTTGCGACATAGCAAGTGTTGCTGATGGTGCAAGTCGAATTAAACGATTTGACAATTGTCCCATAACGCTAAACTTTTGGTTAATAAATCTACTACAAATATAAACAATTTATCCGTTACAGTGAATATAATTCAATGTTTTTTTTGTTAAATCTTCTCCAATCATATGAGTCATAACCTACAAACAAACCACATTCTATTTCAAATGTAGCGTATGTCCCATGCGGTCACGCTTTGTTTCAAGATATTTCTTGTCGTATTCGTTTGGTTTGATTTCTATCGGAACATTCTCCACAATCTCCAGACCATAAGCCTCTAAACCAACACGCTTGGTTGGATTATTTGTCATGAGTCTCATCTTATGAATACCGAGATGACGCAACATCTGCGCCCCGCATCCGTAGTCACGCTCATCTGGTTTGAAACCCAAATGTACATTGGCATCTACCGTGTCATAGCCCTGCTCCTGCAACTTATATGCGACCATCTTGTTCATCAAACCGATGCCACGCCCCTCTTGCTGCATATAGATGACGGCTCCTTTGCCTTCCTTCTCTATCATTTCCATTGATCGGTGCAACTGTTCCCCACAATCACAACGGAGACTTCCGAGAATATCTCCCGTAGCACATGATGAATGAACACGCACTAAAACAGACTCACCTTCATCCCAATGTCCTTTGATTATTGCCATATGTTCCTGTCCATTACTCGTCTGACGGAATGGAATCAGCCTAAAATGTCCGTAGATTGTAGGCAAATCTACCTCAACTCCGACCTCTATCGTCGTCTCCTTCTTCAAACGATAAGCTATCAAGTCCTTGATAGTAATTATCTTCATCCCCCACTCCTGCGCACGTTCCATCAGCTGAGGCATACGAGCCATCGTACCATCTTCATTCATGATTTCCATTAATGCACCGACAGGATAGAGTCCCGAAAGCTTACAAAGATCAACCGCAGCCTCGGTATGTCCACTTCTACGGAGCACGCCGTTGTCTTGAGCATACAAAGGATTGATATGTCCCGGACGGCCAAAAGTCTGTGGAACCGACTTTGGATCAGCCAAAGCCTTAATGGTTTCTGCACGATCATGAGCCGATACTCCTGTCGTACAACCATCGAGTTTGTCAACTGTTATCGTGAAAGGCGTGCCAAGCATAGATGTATTATCAGCCACTTGGTGTGGCAAATCCAATTCTTTTGCACGCGACAATGTAATCGGAGCACACAGCACACCGCGGGCATGCTTGAGCATGAAGTTCACAGCTTCAGCAGTAATTTTCTCTGCTGCAATAATCAAATCGCCTTCATTTTCACGGTCCTCATCGTCCACAACGATAACAAACTTTCCCTCCTTAAAATCCTTGAGGGCGTCTTCAATACTACTTAATCTGAATTCTCCCATATGTTTTCTTATTCTGATTTCTGGTTTTTCTACTTTTATAGTTACTATATATAATAAGGTGACAAAGGCATATTACTTCACCTCTACCCTTTCTATTCTGTTGATAATATTGCAGTTCGTCTGCCGGACTATTTTCAAATCGCGCAGCAGACGCATGCGGAAACGCCACATCCTACAATAGAAGAATATTCCTAACGGTACGATAACCGCTGAAAGAATATTGAGCCACTTTCGTTCAAAGGGGCGTGTATGAGCTTTCACTGAAAGCACAGGATACTTGTTCAGCTCGTTTAATATATAGGCATCACGCGTATTCGAAAGGTCTGCTATAATCAACTCCAACTCATCATTGATGCGTTCTATCTCATGGTCAGCCCGATATTTGAAGAACACCTTTATCGGATTAGGCATCTGTTTCAAATTATGCAGTGCTGAATAGTCCACGATATCCTTGTTGATAACACCCAACTTAGCCGCATCATTCACGTACTTCGGTTCATCAATAATGACCTCCTTACCGAAAATATGGCGTTTAATCCTCAGCCCTAACACCCTGCGCAACATCTCACGATACAGATCTATGTTGAACACAGCAGAGTCGTTAGAAGCCTTATACGTAACGAATATAGCCAAAGGTGTCAATATGGCCGGCGCAAGTCCTTTGCCAAACCACACTGTCCAAATACCACTTCGCGACATTCGATAACCTGAATTATCAAGAATATAATAGACGATAAAGACCAACACCGATATGATGACAGGTATTCCCAAGCCTCCTTTTCGGATAATAGCGCCCAAAGGCGCACCGATAAAGAAGAAAATCAAGCACGAAAGAGCTACCGTAAACTTGCTGATAGCCTCAATCTCATGCTGACGAATAATGCGGTCGCCGTCACTGGTAAACAAGCTTTTGAAATCCAAATCGCTGACAGCATTCTGCACTTTGCTCATTGCTTCGCTGACCACCTGCTGCTTCTGCTGCATAGACAATCGGTTGAAGACCGTGTCGATATTTATCCGTTGTCCGGCCTTTACTGCCAAGAGAGAGTCTCTTCGATTGATATGAGGCATATAATAGAGCCCTTGTCTAACATCTTCATAATAGCGCCTACCCACACTGTCATAACTCACCGTCAGCGAATCCATATCTCTGTATATCTGCGCAAGACTCTTGCCACGTGCATTGTTCGATAACGCTGAAGCATCGGTCATATTGAAGTCACCATTGAAATCAAGCACAATACGCTTCGACGTGAACGTTTCCCGTCTATAAGGAATAGCTGCACTGTTACCGAAAGCATCGGTCTGCATATTCTCAAACCATTCCCCGCTCCACAGACTCAACATCAAATGCTTCTTCTCTGCCGTTGACTGCAGCATGCCGGAGTCCGCAAGTATGATGGCCTGATCCTCATAACTACCCGTCATTCTGTAAATCATGATGCCATAAAGTTTACCAGTTTTGAGGTCCTTATGCTGCACATACAGGTTGCTGTTGGGTATACCATCATAGAAGATGCCCTCTGGTATCTCTAACTCCGGACTCTTCTGTTTCATCGACATCAGCAATTGAGCAATCTTGTTATTGGCTTCCGGCCCGATATTATTCTGAAAAACAAACGACACTCCACTGACAAACAACGTAATGACTATCAAAGAGCGAAAGGCCTGCATCAATGAAATTCCAGCCGCCTTGATAGCCGTAAGCTCGCTGCTTTCACCTAAGTTACCGAACGCAATCAGTGAAGAAAGCAATATGGCAAGCGGCAAAGCCTGGGGCACAAGCATCAATCCCATGTACCAAAAGAACTTTGCCATAATCTCCATTGAGAGTCCTTTGCCTATCAAGTCATCAATATATCGCCACAGGAATTGCATCATCAGCACAAACTGGCAGATGAAGAATGTACCCACGAAGAGCATGCCAAACTGTTTAGCAATGAATATATCTAATTTCTTGATCCTTATCATTTGATATCTTTTCATGCGTTTTCATACACACAATATATCTTTGCAAAAGTAGCATAAAATTATCAGATTACCTTTCTTTTTTTTATTTTTTATCAACTTTCAGCCTTATAAGGGAGCATTCACACCTATCCCGACAATTCACCAAGCAGACGGCTTCATATTGTCACTCTCCTAAAGAGAACACATTCTTCATATCCCATTCCGGCGCAACCTCACTGCTCACATTACAATTTATACGGCATTTTTTACCCGAAAATTTTGCAGTTTAAAAACTTTATACTACCTTTGCACCCGCATTCAACAAACAAAATGAATGTGATGGCGGGATAGCTCAGCTGGTTAGAGCGTCGGATTCATAATCCGGAGGTCGTGGGTTCGGGTCCCACCCCCGCTACAATTTCCACTCTGCAAACCATGGATTTGCAGAGTTTTTCATTTTTATAGGGAGCTGATAAGAAGCAAAAAGCAAATGAAAAACACGGTGCTTAGTTCCACATATCAAAGATTAATAAATTCTTTACATTTCCTTTCATGAGATTTGCAGAGTTTTCTAAAAAGCATAAATTAGGTTGAAAATACGCATTTTTGAGATATTTCATAAAACACTTATAATCAATCCATTACACAAAAGGATTGATTTCAGAAACTTTTTCTACATGGAAATGCGATGCCATTTGCGTCATTTTAGCAGCTTATTCAACTTGTTTTACGCGTCAATCTGATGCAAGTAGCAAAGCTTTATGACGCAAATCACAATGTAACAAGCTGCTCATCAGCACATCTAAAGCATAAAAGCGACTCACAAAACCATAAAACAAGGCTTCTTTTCTCCTATTTGGTGATGAAGAAAGGGGCGTGTTTTCTGCGAAGTTTCCTTACATTACAGCCCCTAAATACATAGAAAACCGCATGCAGAAAACCTGCACACGGTGATGTTGTTCTGCTTTAAATGCCTACCAAATGCCTACTGCAAGGGAACAACCTCAAGTTTTCGGGCATTTCCGGTGACAGGATCAAGCACGATTTTCGTAGTCATTTTCTTGCCGAAAAGCTCGCCACTGAGTGCTTCCGTGTGGCCAAACTGCGCGGCATAGAGTTCATTCTTGGCGAAAAGTCGTGTGCCGTCAAACAGTGAAAGCCTTATCTTTCCAGGCAAATTCACATAGATTCCGCTCACATCCTTACTCTTCTTTCCCTCATCGGGCAGGCTCAATGTGGGCAGACTGTGCAGGTCTTCCACGCTGATATAGAACGGACGTCCGCCCAAATCATCTACATCTACCAAGCCTAACTTCTTCGAAAAACGAAACAACAGCTGGCGGTTCACCTCCTTTTCGGGTATGAAAGTCAAGACCGTCTCGGTCGTATCCTTCTCTGTCGTGCCGATAAACGTCTGCATCAAAGCACGCTCCTGCTTATCCAAATTGGCCATCATGATACGCAGTTGCTCGCCGTCTTTCGGCATATTATCAGCCTCGCCACGTGTCAACTGGTTACGGCTGTCGCGGATTTCATAGATTTCAGAAGCTATGAGTTCAGCCATTTTAGGTTTTGAACCGGCAGCAAGAATGTCGGCATTCATGTAATCGTGTGCATTGAGGGGGGCAGGTTTAGGGGCAGAGACAAAGGGCTGTGCCGGTTGGGGCTTGCTTCCTTCGGTGTTAACTGCAAGAAGAACGCCGTTATCATCACGGTTCAAGCTGATGATACTGTGCTTTTTGTCAATCACAGCAACATGCCGTTGCGTTGTGTCGGGAATACCCACGGAGGTTACCTGCATGTTAATGATGCGATAAGAGGTAGAGGGTTCAGTCTCCACATCGTGCATTTTCAGATATTTTCCACTGTAGATAGCAAGCTCACCCGGTTTATAAACCGTTTTTTCAACGAGTATATGGAACTGTACTACCGTTTTTGGCAGATAGTAAGTGCTGCCTTCTACGAGTTGCTGTGCATGTGCAACAAACATCATACTCCCCAGCAAAAGGGTTGCGATTTTCCTCATATTTCTGATTGTTTTTTATTCTTTGATACGCGCAAATGCCTTGGGAAGATATTCGATAAGGTCGCTGGCAATGAGACTCTCCTGCCCTAAATCACGGACAGCCAAGTCGCCTGCCAACCCATGGAGATACATACCGATGAGCGAAGCATCTTCCTGACTGTAGCCTTGTGCCAACAGTCCGGCAATAATTCCCGTCAGCACATCACCACTTCCCGCCGTAGCCATGCCTGCATTCCCCGTCGGATTGAAATACACTTTACCGTCAGGTGTGCACAAAGCAGAATAGTGACCTTTGAGCAATATATAGCCATGCAGCCCTTCTGCCAATGCAATTGCCTTTGACAAACGGTCGTAACAACCATTCGACATAGTGCCTTCAAGACGGTCGAACTCGGCTACATGAGGGGTCATGACAATGCCTTCGGGCAATTGTTGCATCCATGCGCGGTGCACACCCAATATGTTTAGCGCATCAGCATCAAGCACCATAGGGCATTGTGTGCGCCTAATCTGTGCAATCAATGCTATCGCAGAAGTTTCATTCTGCCCCAGGCCAGGCCCCATGGCCACAGCCTCATAGTCCTCAGTATTCACTGGTTCCGAGAAAATTGTTTCTTCCTTGTCTATCTGCAACACTGCTTCGGGCACACTGGTTTGCAGGATATTGCAGTTGCGTTTAGGCGTATGAACGATGACTTTGCCCACTCCTGCACGCAGACAAGCTTTGGTTGCCAACACAGCAGCACCCGCCATGCCATATGAACCGGCTATCAGCAGTGCCGTTCCCATATTTCCTTTATGGGCAAAGGCATTGCGTTCGCGTAGCCTACTGCGTATATCGCTTTCTTCAAGAATGCTGTATGGCGTGTCTGTTGCAGCGATAAAATCGGGAGAAAGCCGTATGTCGAGCACACGAACTTCACCTAAATACTGCTGACAATCAGCCATCAACATACTCAATTTCAACTGTTGTATGGTCAAGGTGAGGTCGGCCCGCACGATATTCTGGCGGATATTGTAGGTATTATCCTCGGTCATAAGTCCCGAAGGCAGGTCTATACTGACCACTTTACACTTACATTGATTGATATATCTGACCAAAGAAGCGAACCCACCCGCTATAGGTTTGTTGAGACCGCTACCGAAAAGGCCGTCAACAACCACTGTATCAGCATCCAAACGAGGCGGTTCGAAATCGACGATAACCTCATTAAAGGCCTTGATTCGCTTGCTGTCGAGCAGTCGCTGCTTGTTTTTTGCACAATCATCCGACAGATGATTGTGAATATTGAAAAGGAAAACGCTGACTACATAGCCTTCCTCGGCCAACAATCGAGCCACAGCCAGAGCATCACCTCCATTGTTTCCCGGGCCGACGAAAACCACAAAAGGTGCTTCTTTGGGCCATCTCTGCATGATTGTAAGCGCAATAGCCTTGGCTGCACGCTCCATTAAATCAAGCGAAGTAATGGGTTCGTGCTCTACAGTGTATCTGTCAAGCTCATGAATTTGAGTGCTATTGAATATCTTCATGTATCTATGTATAGTGATGCAAAAATACAAAATTAATGCTAATCGGTAGAGGATGTTTCCCATATTTTTAGTAATTTTGCTACAAATTATTTTAATTCGCACTTATGAGTATTGTTAAAATCAAGGATTTAACGTTCAAGACGTTTATTCCGGAGAGTGAAATCCAGCAGCGTGTAAAGGCTGTTGCCGAGAAAATCAACAAGGACTTAGACGGCAAGAACCCTCTTCTGCTGGCCGTATTGAATGGTTCTTTTGTCTTTGCGGCCGACTTAATCCGCAACATTACCATTCCATGTGAAATCTCATTTGTGAAGCTTGCATCTTATCAAGGCACCACATCGACAGGCAAGATCAAGGAAGTCATCGGACTTAATGAAGATCTTACAGGCCGTACCGTCGTCATTGTAGAAGACATTGTCGATACAGGTTTCACCATGAAACGCATGATAGAGACTCTCGGCACACGTCATCCGGAGTCTATTCACATTTGCTCTTTGCTCGTTAAGCCTGATAAACTTCAAGTGCCATTAGATATAGAATACGCTGCAATAGAAATTCCCAATGATTTCATTGTGGGTTATGGACTCGACTATGACCAGCAAGGTCGTCAGCTCAGAGATATCTACACTATTGTAGACAAATAAGTAAAGATTGAACAATTTATCGTTATATACATCAAGAAAGAATGAAGAATATTGTAATTTTCGGTGCTCCTGGTGCAGGAAAAGGCACTCAAAGCGACAAGATGATAGGGAAGTATGGCTTCGGACATATCTCTACTGGCGACGTATTACGTAATGAAATCAAGAATGGAACAGCGCTTGGCAAGACCGCCAAAAGCTATATTGACAATGGTCAGTTGATACCCGATGCACTGATGGTTGATATTCTTGCAAGTGTCTATGACAGCTTCGGTAAAGAGCATAAAGGTGTTATCTTCGACGGTTTTCCACGCACTACACCACAAGCAGAAGCGCTGAAGAAGATGCTCAATGAGCGTGGCCACAAGATTGCAGCAATGATTGAACTGTCTGTTCCAGAGGAAGAACTCATGGCACGCCTTATCAATCGTGGCAAAGAGAGTGGCAGAAGCGATGACAACGAAGATACTATCAAGAAACGTCTCAATGTCTATCACACACAAACTGCACCGCTTATTGATTGGTATAAAAAAGAGGGTGTTCACCATCATGTAGAAGGTTTAGGCACCGTTGACGACATATTCGCCCGCATCAGCAATGTCATTGACGAGCTGTAACCTTTGAACATTGAAGTTTGAGGTTTGAACTTTATGATTGGTTTCCTATCTAAAGGGCAAGCTTCAAACTTTTCTCTTGAGAGTTCAGGCTTCAAAACCAGGCCCCAAAGATTAGTAATTGTTTTACATTAGCACATTAACGGCTTTCATTTATGTTAGAAAGGAAAACGGTTGAAAACGACATTTATCTGTTAACAAAACTATCTTTCAAGAAGCATCGAAGTTCAAACATCAACATTTAGAGCACGCAAAGGCAAATCTTTTCGGTGCAAAGAGCATGCTAAAAGATTGCAATTCATAAAGTTCAAAGTTCAATTTTCAAACATCAAAGATAAGAGATGGACTCCAATTTCGTTGACTACGTAAAGATTTATTGCCGCTCGGGAAAGGGCGGAAGAGGCTCCATGCACCTGCGTCATGTAAAGTATCAACCCAACGGAGGCCCCGATGGAGGCGACGGAGGAAATGGAGGAAGCATTTATCTCAGGGGAAATCACAACTTCTGGACACTGCTTCACTTGAAATATCAGCGTCATATCTATGCAGAACATGGCGGTAACGGTGGGCGTGACAAATGTCACGGCACCAACGGAAAAGACACATATATCGACGTGCCTTGTGGCACTGTGGTCTATAATGCAGAGACAGGTAAGTATGTATGTGACGTCACTTATGACGGCCAGGAAGTGCTCTTGCTGAAAGGAGGACGCGGAGGTTTGGGCAATTTTCAATTTCGTTCGGCCACCAATCAGGCTCCCCGCTATGCTCAACCCGGTGAGCCTATGGAGGAAATGACCATTATCATGGAGTTGAAACTCCTTGCCGATGTCGGACTTGTGGGCTTTCCAAACGCAGGGAAATCAACGTTGTTGTCGGCTCTTTCGAGTGCCCGACCAAAGATTGCCAACTATCCTTTCACCACGCTTGAACCTTCGTTGGGCATTGTGGGCTATCGCGACAGCAAGTCATTCGTCATGGCCGACATTCCAGGTATCATCGAAGGAGCCAGTGAAGGCAAGGGACTTGGTCTGCGTTTCCTGCGACATATCGAACGCAACTCCTTGTTATTGTTCATGGTTCCAGGCGACACAGACGACATCAAGAAAGAATATGAGGTGCTGCTCAACGAACTTCGCCAGTTCAACCCCGAGATGTTAGACAAGCATCGCGTGCTGGCCGTGACTAAAAGTGACTTGCTCGATGACGAATTAATCGACATGTTGAAAGACACTTTGCCACAAGATTTACCCGTCGTTTTCATTTCCTCGGTTACGGGCTTGGGCCTCAACGAACTCAAAGATGTGCTTTGGAAAGAGCTTAACAGCGAGAGCAACAAGCTTCAGGAGATTATGGCTGAGGATACACTCGTACACCGTGACAAGGACATGAGCATCTTTGCAGACGAAATCAAGGCTGAAGGTGCCGATGAAGATGACATCGAATTCATTGATGAGGACGATGTAGAAGACTTGGAAGACTTTGAATACGACGACGAAACTGAATAATGATCAGGCCCAAATTAAACGAATATAGTATCGCAAAAGGTGTCCGTGCTTTCAGCTCTACCCGTCAGGGAGGCGTCAGCAAGGGTGTCTTTGGCGCATTCAATATCAACGAATTCTGTGGCGACAACCCTGATGATATTGCGCGTAACCGCCTGCTTTTAGCCACGGAATTGGGCATTACACCTGATCATATCATTATGCCTCACCAAGTGCATGAGGCAAAAGGCATAGTCATCGACAACACATGGCGGCATCTTACCGCAGAAGAACGCCGACAAAAAACAGAAGGCTACGATGCCATCATGACCCAAGAGCGCAGTCTCTGCATCGGAGTGTCAACGGCAGACTGCATTCCTGTGCTCCTCTACGATGCCAAACACGATGCCATTGCTGCGGTTCATGCCGGTTGGCGAGGCACGGTAAAACGCATCGTTGAGCACACCATCCAACACATGCAACAGGTTTTTGCCACACAACCTGCCGACCTTCATGCCGTCATCGGTCCCGGCATATCATGCAATGCCTTTGAAGTGGGCGATGAAGTCTATGAGACTTTCCGTGCTGCAGGCTTCGACATGAGTGCCATTTCCTGTTATAAAGACAAGTGGCATATTGATTTAAAGGCTTGTAACCGCCTGCAACTGCTGCATGCCGGACTGCAAGACGAGAACATTCAGACAACAAATGTGTGCACTTATACACGTTTTGAAGACTATTTTTCTGCCCGCCGACTCGGACTCAACTCTGGCAGAATATTTACAGGTATCATGCTGCAGGCATAACATGTCGACCGCAAGTGCAGCGAAATTAAATTGAAAGATATTACTAACCCATAACATATAATGATGAAAA
The nucleotide sequence above comes from Segatella oris. Encoded proteins:
- a CDS encoding pyridoxal phosphate-dependent aminotransferase, which translates into the protein MGQLSNRLIRLAPSATLAMSQKSSEMKAQGIDVINMSVGEPDFNTPENIKEAAKKAIDENYSKYSPVPGYADLRKAIVAKLKHENGLDYSVSEVLVSNGAKQSVCNTVMALINDGDEVIIPAPYWVSYPQMVKLAGGNPVIVNAGFDQNFKMTPQQLEAAITPKTKLLILCSPSNPTGSVYTQEELDALAAVIKKHEDLYVLADEIYEHINYVGKHASIAKVAGMKERSIIVNGVSKAYAMTGWRIGYIAAPEWIVKGCNKLQGQYTSGPCSVSQKAAEAAYTLDQGCVEQMRLAFERRRNLIVKLAKDIPGLEVNTPEGAFYLFPKCSSFFGKTDGQITINNATDFALYLLEKAHVATVGGDAFGDPECFRMSYATSDDNIKEAMKRIKEVLTKLK
- a CDS encoding bifunctional 3,4-dihydroxy-2-butanone-4-phosphate synthase/GTP cyclohydrolase II, translated to MGEFRLSSIEDALKDFKEGKFVIVVDDEDRENEGDLIIAAEKITAEAVNFMLKHARGVLCAPITLSRAKELDLPHQVADNTSMLGTPFTITVDKLDGCTTGVSAHDRAETIKALADPKSVPQTFGRPGHINPLYAQDNGVLRRSGHTEAAVDLCKLSGLYPVGALMEIMNEDGTMARMPQLMERAQEWGMKIITIKDLIAYRLKKETTIEVGVEVDLPTIYGHFRLIPFRQTSNGQEHMAIIKGHWDEGESVLVRVHSSCATGDILGSLRCDCGEQLHRSMEMIEKEGKGAVIYMQQEGRGIGLMNKMVAYKLQEQGYDTVDANVHLGFKPDERDYGCGAQMLRHLGIHKMRLMTNNPTKRVGLEAYGLEIVENVPIEIKPNEYDKKYLETKRDRMGHTLHLK
- a CDS encoding LptF/LptG family permease; this translates as MIRIKKLDIFIAKQFGMLFVGTFFICQFVLMMQFLWRYIDDLIGKGLSMEIMAKFFWYMGLMLVPQALPLAILLSSLIAFGNLGESSELTAIKAAGISLMQAFRSLIVITLFVSGVSFVFQNNIGPEANNKIAQLLMSMKQKSPELEIPEGIFYDGIPNSNLYVQHKDLKTGKLYGIMIYRMTGSYEDQAIILADSGMLQSTAEKKHLMLSLWSGEWFENMQTDAFGNSAAIPYRRETFTSKRIVLDFNGDFNMTDASALSNNARGKSLAQIYRDMDSLTVSYDSVGRRYYEDVRQGLYYMPHINRRDSLLAVKAGQRINIDTVFNRLSMQQKQQVVSEAMSKVQNAVSDLDFKSLFTSDGDRIIRQHEIEAISKFTVALSCLIFFFIGAPLGAIIRKGGLGIPVIISVLVFIVYYILDNSGYRMSRSGIWTVWFGKGLAPAILTPLAIFVTYKASNDSAVFNIDLYREMLRRVLGLRIKRHIFGKEVIIDEPKYVNDAAKLGVINKDIVDYSALHNLKQMPNPIKVFFKYRADHEIERINDELELIIADLSNTRDAYILNELNKYPVLSVKAHTRPFERKWLNILSAVIVPLGIFFYCRMWRFRMRLLRDLKIVRQTNCNIINRIERVEVK
- a CDS encoding DUF4831 family protein, which codes for MRKIATLLLGSMMFVAHAQQLVEGSTYYLPKTVVQFHILVEKTVYKPGELAIYSGKYLKMHDVETEPSTSYRIINMQVTSVGIPDTTQRHVAVIDKKHSIISLNRDDNGVLLAVNTEGSKPQPAQPFVSAPKPAPLNAHDYMNADILAAGSKPKMAELIASEIYEIRDSRNQLTRGEADNMPKDGEQLRIMMANLDKQERALMQTFIGTTEKDTTETVLTFIPEKEVNRQLLFRFSKKLGLVDVDDLGGRPFYISVEDLHSLPTLSLPDEGKKSKDVSGIYVNLPGKIRLSLFDGTRLFAKNELYAAQFGHTEALSGELFGKKMTTKIVLDPVTGNARKLEVVPLQ
- a CDS encoding bifunctional ADP-dependent NAD(P)H-hydrate dehydratase/NAD(P)H-hydrate epimerase; protein product: MKIFNSTQIHELDRYTVEHEPITSLDLMERAAKAIALTIMQRWPKEAPFVVFVGPGNNGGDALAVARLLAEEGYVVSVFLFNIHNHLSDDCAKNKQRLLDSKRIKAFNEVIVDFEPPRLDADTVVVDGLFGSGLNKPIAGGFASLVRYINQCKCKVVSIDLPSGLMTEDNTYNIRQNIVRADLTLTIQQLKLSMLMADCQQYLGEVRVLDIRLSPDFIAATDTPYSILEESDIRSRLRERNAFAHKGNMGTALLIAGSYGMAGAAVLATKACLRAGVGKVIVHTPKRNCNILQTSVPEAVLQIDKEETIFSEPVNTEDYEAVAMGPGLGQNETSAIALIAQIRRTQCPMVLDADALNILGVHRAWMQQLPEGIVMTPHVAEFDRLEGTMSNGCYDRLSKAIALAEGLHGYILLKGHYSALCTPDGKVYFNPTGNAGMATAGSGDVLTGIIAGLLAQGYSQEDASLIGMYLHGLAGDLAVRDLGQESLIASDLIEYLPKAFARIKE
- the hpt gene encoding hypoxanthine phosphoribosyltransferase; translation: MSIVKIKDLTFKTFIPESEIQQRVKAVAEKINKDLDGKNPLLLAVLNGSFVFAADLIRNITIPCEISFVKLASYQGTTSTGKIKEVIGLNEDLTGRTVVIVEDIVDTGFTMKRMIETLGTRHPESIHICSLLVKPDKLQVPLDIEYAAIEIPNDFIVGYGLDYDQQGRQLRDIYTIVDK
- a CDS encoding adenylate kinase; this translates as MKNIVIFGAPGAGKGTQSDKMIGKYGFGHISTGDVLRNEIKNGTALGKTAKSYIDNGQLIPDALMVDILASVYDSFGKEHKGVIFDGFPRTTPQAEALKKMLNERGHKIAAMIELSVPEEELMARLINRGKESGRSDDNEDTIKKRLNVYHTQTAPLIDWYKKEGVHHHVEGLGTVDDIFARISNVIDEL
- the obgE gene encoding GTPase ObgE, which codes for MDSNFVDYVKIYCRSGKGGRGSMHLRHVKYQPNGGPDGGDGGNGGSIYLRGNHNFWTLLHLKYQRHIYAEHGGNGGRDKCHGTNGKDTYIDVPCGTVVYNAETGKYVCDVTYDGQEVLLLKGGRGGLGNFQFRSATNQAPRYAQPGEPMEEMTIIMELKLLADVGLVGFPNAGKSTLLSALSSARPKIANYPFTTLEPSLGIVGYRDSKSFVMADIPGIIEGASEGKGLGLRFLRHIERNSLLLFMVPGDTDDIKKEYEVLLNELRQFNPEMLDKHRVLAVTKSDLLDDELIDMLKDTLPQDLPVVFISSVTGLGLNELKDVLWKELNSESNKLQEIMAEDTLVHRDKDMSIFADEIKAEGADEDDIEFIDEDDVEDLEDFEYDDETE
- the pgeF gene encoding peptidoglycan editing factor PgeF, with the translated sequence MIRPKLNEYSIAKGVRAFSSTRQGGVSKGVFGAFNINEFCGDNPDDIARNRLLLATELGITPDHIIMPHQVHEAKGIVIDNTWRHLTAEERRQKTEGYDAIMTQERSLCIGVSTADCIPVLLYDAKHDAIAAVHAGWRGTVKRIVEHTIQHMQQVFATQPADLHAVIGPGISCNAFEVGDEVYETFRAAGFDMSAISCYKDKWHIDLKACNRLQLLHAGLQDENIQTTNVCTYTRFEDYFSARRLGLNSGRIFTGIMLQA